The sequence GGCGCGTGACCATGCTGGAGCACCTCGACGTGGACGGGTACGTCGACGTCGACCGGGAGCGGTGGGTCGCGGAGTCCGCGAAGTCGAAGGGCCGCACACCGTTCGAGCGCGACCGCGCCCGCATCGTGCACTCGTCCGCGCTGCGCCGGCTCGGTGCCAAGACCCAGGTGCTCGGCCCGTCGTCGGACGACTTCGTCCGCACGCGCCTGACGCACACGCTGGAGGTCGCGCAGGTGGGTCGCGAGATCGGCAAGGCGCTGGGCTGCGACCCGGACGTCGTCGACACCGCGTGCCTGGCCCATGACCTGGGGCACCCGCCGTTCGGCCACAACGGCGAGCGGGCGCTGGCCGCGCTGGCGCGGGGCATCGGCGGGTTCGAGGGCAACGCGCAGACGCTCCGGCTGCTGACCCGGCTCGAGCCCAAGGTCGTCGGGCCGGACGGGACGCCCGTCGGTCTCAACCTGACCCGCGCGTCGCTCGACGCCTCGGTCAAGTACCCGTGGCGCTACCTGCAGGGACCCGTGAGCGCCGCGAGCGGCCGCCCCACGCACAAGTTCGGCGTCTACGAGGACGACCTGCCGGTCTTCACCTGGCTGCGCCAGGACGCGCCCGAGGGCCGCAAGTGCCTCGAGGCGCAGGTCATGGACCTGGCGGACGACATCTCCTACTCGGTGCACGACGTCGAGGACGCGGTGGTGGGCGGCCGGCTCGACCTGACGGTCCTGACGGTCCCCGACGAGCGCGCGCGCGTCGTCGAGGCCGTGCAGACCTGGTACGGCGACACGGTGGACGAGGCCGGGCTGCTCGCCGCGATGGACCGGCTGGTGCACGCGCGGCTGTGGGCGACCGGCTTCGACGGGTCCCGCGGCGCGCTCGCGATGCTCAAGGACGCGACGAGCCAGCTCATCGGGCGGTTCGCCAAGGCGTCGCAGAAGGCCACGCGCGCGCAGTACGGCGACGGGCCGCTCACGCGCTACGCGGCCGACCTCGTCGTGCCGCTCACGACGCAGGCCGAGATCCTGGTGCTGAAGGGGCTCGCGGTCGCCTACGTGATGGCGCCCCGCGAGCTCGAGCCGCTGTACCACCGGCAGCGGGAGATGTTGACCGACCTGGTCACGATCATGGCGGACCGCGCGCCGCTGGCGCTGGAGCCGCCGTTCGCCGCCGACTGGGCCGCCGCGCCCGACGACGCCGCGCGCCTGCGCGTGGTGATCGACCAGGTCGCGTCCCTGACCGACGTCTCGGCCGCCGACGCCCACGCCCGCCTGGTCCGCCCACCCCGCCACTGACCCCACCCCCACCCCAGCCCGCACCGGCCCGCCCTACCCGAGCCAGCCCGCCCCGCCGGGCCCGCCCGGTCCAGCTCGCCCGCCCCGGCCAACCCCGCCCGCCCCGCCTGCCCCGGCAGGCCGCCTGCCCCGGCTGACCGGCCTGCCCCGGCCGGCCCGCGCGCGCCAGCCTGCCCCTGGCCCACCAACCCCCGCCGAGAACGTCATCGCTCCGGCTCTGCGCCCTCAGAGCCGGAGCGATGGCGTTCTCGACTGGGGATGGGGGCCCGCTCGGGCCAGCTCGCCCGCCCGGGACAACCCCGGCCGGCCCGCCTGCCCCGGCTGGCCGCCTGCCCGGGCCGGCCGCGCCAGCCTGCCCCTGGCCCACCAGCCCCGCCGAGAACGTCATCGTTCCGGCTCTGCACCCTCAGAGCCGGAGCGATGGCGTTCTCGACTGGGGATGGGGTGGTCGGGGTGCGGGCGGGGAGGGGTGGGGTGCGGGCGGGGAGGGGTGGGGCGGGGTGAGCGGGGCGGGCTGGGGTCTGGTTGGGGCGGATATCGGGCGGATCGTTGACCGATTTCACCCGGTCTGGTTACCGTCGGGGGTGAGGGATTTGTGAATATCCCTTACTAAATACCGCACTTCCCATCGCTCAGGGAGGCAAGGCATGCACCACGCAGGACCCGCCGGCACAGGCGCCGGCAGCACCCGCAGGACACCGCCCCAGCGACGACGTACCGCGCTCGTCGCCCTCGCCGCCGCGGCGGCACTCGTGACGGCCGGACTCGCCGCCGCACTGCCCGCCACCGCGGCGGGCTCGTTCACCGCGACCTTCACGTCGGCGGGTGACTGGGGGACCGGTCACCAGGCCAGCGTGAAGGTCACCAACGGCTCGTCGGCCTCGGCGTCCTCCTGGACGCTCGAGTTCGACCTGCCCGCCGGCACCGCGATCACCAGCTCGTGGGACGCGGACGTGACCCGCACCGGCAACCACTACAAGGTCACCTCCAAGAGCTGGGCCGGCCCCTTCGCCCCGGGCGCCTCCCAGTCCTGGGGGTACGTCGGCAGCGGCCCGTTCGCGCAGCCCACGGGCTGCACGATCAACGGCGCGACGTGCACGGGCACGGTCCTGCCGACGACGAGCCCGACGGGCCCGACCACGAGCCCGACGCCCACGACGAGCCCGACGGTGAACCCGACTCCGACGCCCACCACGACCGTGAACCCGGGAGCGAAGAAGCTCGTCGGGTACTTCGCGGAGTGGGGCGTCTACGGACGGAACTACCACGTCAACAACATCAAGACGTCCGGCAGCGCGTCGAAGCTGACCCACATCCTGTACGCGTTCGGCAACACCACCGGGGGCCGCTGCTCGATCGGCGACTCGTACGCGGCGTACGACAAGGCGTACACCGCGGACCAGAGCGTCGACGGGGTCGCGGACACCTGGGACCAGCCGCTGCGCGGCAACTTCAACCAGCTGCGCAAGCTCAAGGCCGCCAACCCGAACCTCAAGGTCATCTGGTCGTTCGGCGGCTGGACCTGGTCGAGCGGCTTCACCGCCGCCGCGGCCAACCCGACCGCGTTCGCGGACTCCTGCTTCGCGCTGCTGAACGACTCCCGGTGGGCCGGGCTGTTCGACGGCATCGACATCGACTGGGAGTACCCGAACGCGTGCGGGCTGAGCTGTGACACCAGCGGACCGCAGGCGTTCGACAAGGTGATCACGGCGCTGCGCACGAGGTTCGGCCAGAGCTTCCTGATCACCGCCGCCATCACGGCGGACGGCAGCAACGGCGGCAAGATCGACGCCACGGACTACGCGACGGCGGCGACGAAGCTGAGCTGGATCATGCCGATGACGTACGACTACTTCGGTGCCTGGGCGCCGCAGGGGCCGACCGCCCCGAACGCGCCCCTGACGTCGTACCCCGGCATCCCGCAGGCGGGGTTCAACGCCGAGGACGCGATCAACAAGCTGATCGGCAAGGGCATCCCGGCGAGCAAGATCCTGCTGGGGGTCGGCTTCTACGGCCGCGGCTGGACGGGCGTGACGCAGTCCGCGCCCGGCGGCTCGGCGACCGGTCCCGCGCCCGGGACCTACGAGCAGGGGATCGAGGACTACAAGGTCCTCGCGACCCGCTGCCCGGCCACCGGCACCGTCGGCGGCACGGCCTACGCGAAGTGCGGCAGCGAGTGGTGGAGCTACGACACCCCCGCGACCATCACCTCCAAGATGTCCTGGGCCAAGAACAAGGGCCTCGGCGGCGCGTTCTTCTGGGAGCTGTCGGGTGACACCGGCAACGGCGCGCTCGTCTCCGCGATGCGGAGCGGCCTGGGCTGACCGCGACGCGCCGGAGGGGCGGACCGCAGGGTCCGCGCCTCCGGCGTGCGTCGCCTCCGCGGGTGTCGTCGTCGTGGCACACTGCGCGCCGTGTCACGACGCAACGGCGCCTCGCGGAGCACGATCGCGCTCACCCTGGTCCTGGTCGGTCTCCTCGCGCTCGGGGCCCTGGTCGCCGCGCAGGTGGGTGACCTGCTCGGGCTGAGCCACACCGCGGCGGACGTCCCCGACGAGCAGACGTCGGCGGCGCCGGCACGGCCCGACGTCGCCGCCCCGGCGGTCAGCGCGGTCGTCGCGCCCGGCGTGCCGTCGCTGCAGCTCGCGGCCGGCTCGGTCGCCGCCGCGTACGCCGCGCGCGGCCTCGCCCGCCCGGAGGTCACCTCCGACGAGCCGGGCGTCCGGTCCGACGACGAGCCCGACGACGAGCCCGACGACACCTGCTGCCGCCTCGTCGCGACCGTCGACGCGGGGTCGGGGCTCACGGGCGAGCAGTTCCGGCTCACGACCGACGCCGGGATCCGGGTGGTCGCCGGGACCGAGGCGGGCGCCCGCGCCGGCCTCTACACCGTCGCCGACCGCGTGCGCTCGGCGACCGAGGTGGTGCCGGACGACCAGGACGGCGTCACCCAGGAGCCGCGCCTCGGCCTGCGGCTGACGGACGTCGGCGCGGTCGGACTCGACGACGACCCCGCGCGGTTCGCGGCGGGCGACGACTACTCGCTGAACTCCGACGTGGTCGGCTCAGCGGTGCTGCCCGCGGCGCCCTGGGTGGACCCGGCCGCCGTCCGGGCGATCGAGACGCAGTTCCGCGCGCTCGTCGACCATGCGTCGGAGCAGGGCTACAACGGCGTCGTCGTGCCCGGCTTCCTGGAGTACGTGACGTTCCCCGACCTGGGCGTCTACCCGGAGGGCGACCCTCACGTGGCGCGCGCGGAGGCGATGGTGCAGGCCTTCGCCCCGGTGTGGCGCTACGCCCACGACATGGGGATGAAGGTCTACCTGATGACGGACATGCTCGCCGTCAGCCCGCCGCTCGAGGAGTACCTCGAGCGGACGGTGGGCGGCCTCGACACGACCTCGCCGGCGCTGTGGTCGGTGTACCAGGCCGGCCTCCGCGAGCTCTGGACCGGCATGCCGTTCCTCGACGGCGTCATGGTCCGCATCGGCGAGGGCGGGTCCGCCTACCAGCTCCCGGGCTGGGACTACGGGTCGAGGATCGCGGTCACCACGCCCGCCGCGGTCCGCGCGATGCTGACCGCGTTCCTCGAGACCGCCGGTGCGGCGGACAAGGACGTCATCTTCCGCACGTGGACCGTGGGTGTCGGCGCCGTCGGTGACCTGCACACCAACCCGCAGTCGTACGACGAGGTGCTGGGCGGGCTCGACGACCCGCACCTCGTGGTGTCGACCAAGTACGTCGCGGGCGACTTCTACAGCCACCTGCCGATCAACCCGACGCTCCGCACCGGCACCCAGCGCCGCATCGTGGAGCTGCAGGCCAGGCGCGAGTTCGAGGGGCAGGGATCGTTGCCCGTCGACCTGGGCGACCTCACGCAGCGGGCCCTCGCGGACCTGCTCGCCGCCAACCCGCACATCGAGGGCGTGTGGGACTGGGCGCAGACCGGTGGACCGCTGTACGCGGGGCCGCGCGCGCTCTACCTGCGCGACGGCTTCTGGCAGCTGTGGGACCTGAACGCCTACCTCGCGGCGCGGCTCGCGGTCGACCCGACGACGTCGGTCCCCGCCGCGCGCGCCGACTGGGTCCGCCAGACCTTCTCGTCAGACCCCGCGACGGTCGCGGCGGTCTCCGAGGCCTACGCGCTGTCCCGCGACGCGATCACCGACGGCCTGTACATCGGTCCGTTCGCCGACCGGTCGGTCAAGGCGCTGGGGCTCGAGCCGCCCCCGATGATGTGGATCTTCGAGTGGGACATCGTCTCGGGCGACTCGGCGACGTTCGACACCGTCTACGCGTTGACGCGCGAGCGGGTGGACGAGGCGGTCGCGCAGGGCCACCGCGCCGCGGCGACCGCCGCGCGCATGCGCGAGCTCGTCGCCGCGACGCCCGCCTCGACGTGGCGGGACCCCGCGCAGCGCACCGCCTTCCTGGCGGCGCTCGACTACGAGCAGGACCTGCTCGCCACGCTCGACGCGTACCGCGAGACGGTGCTGCGGCACGCGCAGTGGCTCGACACCGGCTCGGGCGCGGCGCGGGCGGCCTGGCGCACCGCGGAGCAGCGGTTCCAGGCGGCTCGCGCCGCGCACGACGCGCGCTACGGCGACGACCCGGAGCTCCCGGCGTACAACTTCGCCGCCGCCGACCTGGGCCTGCACCGAGCGGACCTCGGCGACGCCGCGACGTGGACGTCCCGCGGACTCCTGGCCCTGACGCTGGCCGCGCTCGGGCTCGGCGCGTGGTCGGCGCGCCGCCCGCGGTTCGCCGGCCACCGCGCACTGCACCTGCTGTGGACCGGGGCGACCCGTCCCTGGCGGCTCGCCGACGCGTCCGCCGCGGCCGGGAGGCCGGGCCGGACCGACCGGGTCCTGCTCGTCGCGCTGCCGGCGGTGGTGCTGGTCGCCTCCCGCGAGGCCTACACCGCCTTCTCCGCGCCCGTGCACCTGGCGCTCACCCTCGGCGCCTGGCTCGTGCTGGCCCTCGTCGTGCTGGCCCTCGGGGCGGGCCGACGAGCGTGGTGGCCGCTGCTGGCGACGGTCGGCGGCGTCGCGCTGGTGCGCAGCGCGCTGCTGCTCGCGGTCCTGTCCTGGCGGGGGCCGGGTCGCTACTGGTTCGGCTTCTGGACGCTGCCCACGCAGCGCGCGGTCTACGTGACGGTCGCGTTCGCGGCGTTCTGCTGGCTGTTCGTCGCCACCTACCTGGCGCTGCGGGCCGCCTACGGGGCGAGCCGACGACGCGCCGCGGGCGTCGTCGCGGGCGCGGTCGGCGCGGTGCTCCTCGTGGGCGGCGCGGTCGTGGCCGCCCTCGGTCTCGAGACCGTGCTGAGCACGTGGAACGACCAGATGGCGCTGCTGCCGTGGGGCCTGCACCGGATCCTCGGGTTCTGCGTCTACCTGGGCATCCCGACGTCGCTGCCCGCCGGCGTGGCCGTCGCCGGTGCCGTCCTGTGCGCGGTCGCCGGGCTCCTGCAGCTGGGTCGTCGTCCCGCGCCGTCGCGCTGACCGGGGCACCTACACTGGCCGCGTGGCGGGACGCATCCGACGGGAGGACGTGGAGGCGGTCCGCGAACGCGCGCGCATCGAGGAGATCGTCGGCGCGCACGTGCAGCTGCGCTCCGCCGGCGTCGGGTCCATGAAGGGGCTCTGCCCGTTCCACGACGAGCGCTCGCCGTCCTTCCACGTGCGGCCCCAGGTCGGCCGGTACCACTGCTTCGGCTGCGGTGAGGGCGGCGACGTCATCGACTTCGTCATGAAGGTCGACGGGCTGCCCTTCGCGGAGGCCGTGGAGTACCTCGCGGGCCGCGTCGGCCTGCAGCTGCGGTACGAGGAGGGCGGGCCCACCCGGCCCGCGGAGGAGCCCGGCCGCCGGCGGCGGCTGGTCGAGGCGCACAAGGTCGCCGAGGAGTTCTACCGCGAGCAGCTCACGTCGCCCGGTGCCGCGGCGGGCCGGGCGTTCCTGGCCGAGCGCGGCTTCGACCGCGCGGCGGCCGAGCAGTTCGGCGTGGGGTTCG is a genomic window of Cellulomonas fulva containing:
- a CDS encoding deoxyguanosinetriphosphate triphosphohydrolase — protein: MLEHLDVDGYVDVDRERWVAESAKSKGRTPFERDRARIVHSSALRRLGAKTQVLGPSSDDFVRTRLTHTLEVAQVGREIGKALGCDPDVVDTACLAHDLGHPPFGHNGERALAALARGIGGFEGNAQTLRLLTRLEPKVVGPDGTPVGLNLTRASLDASVKYPWRYLQGPVSAASGRPTHKFGVYEDDLPVFTWLRQDAPEGRKCLEAQVMDLADDISYSVHDVEDAVVGGRLDLTVLTVPDERARVVEAVQTWYGDTVDEAGLLAAMDRLVHARLWATGFDGSRGALAMLKDATSQLIGRFAKASQKATRAQYGDGPLTRYAADLVVPLTTQAEILVLKGLAVAYVMAPRELEPLYHRQREMLTDLVTIMADRAPLALEPPFAADWAAAPDDAARLRVVIDQVASLTDVSAADAHARLVRPPRH
- a CDS encoding glycosyl hydrolase family 18 protein — its product is MHHAGPAGTGAGSTRRTPPQRRRTALVALAAAAALVTAGLAAALPATAAGSFTATFTSAGDWGTGHQASVKVTNGSSASASSWTLEFDLPAGTAITSSWDADVTRTGNHYKVTSKSWAGPFAPGASQSWGYVGSGPFAQPTGCTINGATCTGTVLPTTSPTGPTTSPTPTTSPTVNPTPTPTTTVNPGAKKLVGYFAEWGVYGRNYHVNNIKTSGSASKLTHILYAFGNTTGGRCSIGDSYAAYDKAYTADQSVDGVADTWDQPLRGNFNQLRKLKAANPNLKVIWSFGGWTWSSGFTAAAANPTAFADSCFALLNDSRWAGLFDGIDIDWEYPNACGLSCDTSGPQAFDKVITALRTRFGQSFLITAAITADGSNGGKIDATDYATAATKLSWIMPMTYDYFGAWAPQGPTAPNAPLTSYPGIPQAGFNAEDAINKLIGKGIPASKILLGVGFYGRGWTGVTQSAPGGSATGPAPGTYEQGIEDYKVLATRCPATGTVGGTAYAKCGSEWWSYDTPATITSKMSWAKNKGLGGAFFWELSGDTGNGALVSAMRSGLG